The nucleotide window AAGGAAAAGCAAAAAAAGCGATGGAAAAAGTACCAGAGGCAAATGAACGAGTGATGGAGTTACAAGACCAATACAATATGGCATCTTCTGTTGTATTCGATATACTCCAAACCATGGTAGATGCAGACAGAGATATTGCAGAAAAAATCATCGCAGCATTAGAAATATAAGGGAGGCCAGCTGAATGAAAGACGTAAACTACCGAGAAGACGACTGGCGAGAAGCCAAAAGTGCCCTAGCTCCATTTAATGCAGCCAATTGGTTTGGGGGTCTATTTAATCATTTAGAAAAGGTGTCGAAAAATATGGAGAATGCGGAAGAGGATATCCGTGACTTAGACACCGATCACGCGATTCATTTCCAACATACCGACCATCGAAGCAAGTACGGGGAAATCGAGGAAGACTTAAAGGTGCTGTATCAATTCAGCTGCCACGCGGGAGAAAAGATGGAAACGCTGGTAGACCAACCTTTTTATGAAAAGTTAGATGCCTTTGTGGATGGGATGCAAAATTTGAGTATCACGACGTACTCAACTACAAACCGCATTGGGGCTAAATCGACACAAACGTATATGTCTTCGTACAGTAATCAACCCCAAGTGATTGAATCGGTAAAAGAAAGTGCGACCATCGAAGACTTGATGAATGGGGACAATTTCTACGCCAACCAAATGACCCTCCAATATGAAGCGTGGAAGCATGAAAATCCAGACCAGAAAGTCAGCGAAGCCGACTTTAAAATGGGGATGTTACATACTCGTGCGTTTGATTATAAATCCGTCCAAGACGAACAAGAAGAGAAAGAGTTCTGGGTCAATATCGTTGCCGCCGTGGTGATTGTGGGCGTAAGTATCGTCTGCCCACCAGCCGGATTAGCACTTGGAGTAGGATTTGGCGCACTAGAAGCCTCTTCAGCAGTTACTGGAAAAGATTGGATATCCGGCCGAGAACTAAGCGACCAGGAACGCGTGCTCCGAGGAGGATTTGCCTTACTCGATATTATACCAGGAGTCAAAGCCTTTAGTTCCGGCACCAAAATCGCTAGTGCAGGTTCCAAAATATTGCGAGTCGGAGACGACCTACTCGATGGTGGGAAGCTCGCCATCAAAAATGCAGGAAAATCATTCAAAGGAACGATTGATAATGGCATTCAAGCTGGAAAACAAGCTTTAGACCTGCGTATCGCTAACGTTAAAAAAGTCGCAGACGACGCGATGCAGGCGACCAAGAAAAAATTAACAAATGATCTAAACGATATAGGCGAGGCAGCCAAAACCATCCAGTCCAAAGCCAAAGAAACCTTCCAGATACCTCCGAGAGAACGCCTGGCATTCGCTGGTGTGGGCGATGATATTCCCGTCCAAACAGCTGCTGGAGGAACAAGCGCTGCTCAGAAGAAACTCCGGGATATGATGAGTAAGATGGATGATTTGAATATCAAAGGGAGTGACACGGATGATATAATAAGGGAAGTGGAAAAGAAATTCACCCCGAAGAAAATCACCTTAGACAATGGAGAAATTGCTTTCCAAGCTAAAGACGGGACACTAGTTCGTTCACCAGATTTTCTAGATGAAGCAGGGGACATTAAATGGCCAAAAGCGAATGGATTTGTGATAGATGAGACTGGTAAAGCTATTACGGTGGATGCGAACTTGAAAGCAGGACAAATTATTGACAGATATGGGGACTCAAGTGGAAGATTCACAAGTCCAGTAGAAGCAGGACAAATTTTAGATTATGACACAAGAGGTTTGCCGTATCCTGAGAGTGTTAGACCTTATTTCCAATATGAAGTACTTAAAGATATAAATATAAAAAATGTAACAGAAGCTTATACTAATTTATCTCAAAATCTTAGAGATAGATTAGACATTGTTATGGAACAATTTCAATTCACTTTAGCTGATTTAGCAAATCCTCAACAAGGCGAGATAGCAAAAGTTTTTGGAGCGGGCGGAGGAACTCAAATTCAGCTTGAAACGTCAGTGAGTTGGTATGAGGTATTACAATTAGTAAGGGAGGTCAAATAAGTGCTTGAATATTTAAAAGAACAAAGAAAGACTATTGAGGAGACAATTTATTCACAAGGATTAGAAAAATTAAGATATTCTATATTTGAAGGAGAAGAAAATAATAAAGAAGAATATCAAGTAAGAATTGAATATAAAGAATCGTATTATGAAGTCTATACCACTCATGAACGTGCCTCTATTGTAGGTAAGTATAAATTTAATGACTATGAAAGTGCTAAGAATAAATTTTTCAGATTATTAGAGCTAATGGTTTTATCAAATAGATTAGCTATTCAAGATGGAGATATCCCAAGTTATCCATGTTCATTATGGAATAATTAGTGAATGAGATATATAACATGCGATGATAACCCAGATTTAATGATGGGAACGAAAGTATTGGTTAATTTCACATGGAAATATACGTACTTTAAAAAATGATTGAAGAATATGGTATAGAATTAAATTATAAAACCCAAGATTACAAAGAAATATTATACGATTTACTGAATCTTAAAAATAAAAGAAAGCAAGCTTAGAAAAATCTAGATAGAGAAAATAATCTGAGAAAAAAGAAAGCATCTCAGATTATTTTTCTTGGATAAAAAAGTAGTTAAAATGAGTAGGATTTTACTTTTATCTATAATAGTAGTCTTTTTGATTTGCTTGAGCTACTAAAGCTACAATAAAAGAAATATATTGGAACGGTCATCTTGCAAAATGTTGAGCACGACGTCAACCATATCAACTAATACCAAAAACTATACAAACAAGGCAAAGCAAGCGAGCCCATGCCCCATTTATTCTAAATTTCCGATGAGTTTGCTGAATTAAAATCCGAACAATTGGAGTTGTCTTGAATAATTCAGAAAAGGTCGTGTTTTATTTTTCAACATCGGTGTTAATTCTCCTGGTATAGTGATTTGAAAATTCATTTATAGTAAACCTATTCTAACAATAGGAGTGGAAAAGCAATGACAAAAAACGATGAAAAATTAAAATCTCTACACCAAAAAAAGGAACCATTAATTTTATATAACTGCTGGGATGTTAGTTCTGCTAGAGCGATACAAGCAGGCGGAGCAAAAGTCATGGCGACAATCAGTTACGCTATCGCAGAAAACCTTGGAGTGGCAGACGGTGAGCAACTAACTTTTGACGAAATGTTCCAAGTTCTATCACGAATTGCAGCCAATACACAACTCCCGCTAACCGTAGACATCGAAAGTGGTTATGCTGAAAATCTTAATGAACTCGCCAAAAACGCTGAACGCCTACTTTCAATTGGAATAGCTGGTATAAATATAGAAGACCAACTCATCAAGGCTACCAATCCCGCATTATGTAACACGGAGGAATATTGTGATAAAATCAAGACAATAAAACAAACGGTAGCTAAAAGAAATACGAATATATTTATAAATGCACGAACGGACATCTTCTTCCAAGGACGAAAAGAGACAGAAGCACTAGTAAATGAAGCAATCAAACGAACAAAAGCATACGCCAAAGCAGGCGCAGATTCGATTTTCATCCCAGGGTTACTAACGCCACAATTAATCCGTACTTTTGTCGAGAAATCTCCGCTACCAGTCAATGTCATGCTAATGGACGGAATGGTTTCAACTGCCAAACTAACAGAAATCGGCGTAAAAAGAATAAGTTACGGGCCAAATAGTTATTTTCAGGCTAAATTAGCAATTCAACAAGCGGCAGAAAAGATTTTCGGAGGAGTGGAAATAATATGATCACCAATTCGAGGGATATTGATAAATATTACGAGATGTTAGTAGAGAAAAACTCGAATTATGAAGGAGTGTTTTTTGTTGGTGTCAAGACAACGGGGATACTTTGCAGACCAACTTGTCCGGCGAAAAAGCCGTTGAAAGCTAATTGTGAGTTTTTTAGTACAGCCAAAGAAGCACTTCTAGCATCATATCGGCCTTGTAAACGTTGTGAACCGCTCTCGAACCCAACCAAGACGTCGCCAGCTGTGAAATTGCTTGTCGATGCGATTGAGCAAAATCCTGAGAAGAAATGGACGGATAAGGATTTTGATGGGCTATCTATCAGTGCAAATACGGCACGGCGCCAGTTTCAGAAGCAATTTGGGATGACATTTATTGAGTATGCTCGGTCGCGTCGCTTGGGACTTGCCTTTAAACACATTCGAAATGGTGATTCAATCATAAATGCGCAGATGGCTAGTGGCTATGAATCAGGAAATGGCTTTCGCGATGCTTTTTCGAAAACGATGGGAAACGTTCCACATAAATCAAAAGAAATCACCATTTTATATTCCGCCTGGCTTGAGACGAAACTTGGCTCGATGCTTGCGATTGCAGATGATGAGCATTTATTACTTTTAGAATTTGTTGATCGAAAAGGTTTGGAAACAGAGATAAAAAAATTGCGCACACGATTAAAAGCAGTAATTTCGCCTGAAAAGACGGATGTTATCAAGCGAATTGAAGTAGAATTGGCGCTATATTTTGATGGGGAGTTAGTGGACTTTAAAACACCGATTCGCTATATTGGTTCAGATTTCCAGCAAAGTGTTTGGAACGAATTACGACGAATCCCAGTTGGTGAGACGGTTTCGTATAAAGCTCTTGCGGAAAAGCTTGGTAAACCTACTGCAAGTCGGGCTGTTGCAAGGGCGAATGGTACGAATCAACTTTCGCTAATTGTCCCGTGCCACAGAGTTATTAATAGTAACGGTGAGCTAGGTGGTTATGGTGGTGGGCTTGCTCGGAAAGAATGGTTGATTAAACATGAAAAG belongs to Listeria ivanovii subsp. ivanovii and includes:
- a CDS encoding glycohydrolase toxin TNT-related protein (This protein contains a domain related to Tuberculosis Necrotizing Toxin, which is the C-terminal effector domain of outer membrane channel protein CpnT, and which has a lethal NAD+-glycohydrolase activity.) — translated: MKDVNYREDDWREAKSALAPFNAANWFGGLFNHLEKVSKNMENAEEDIRDLDTDHAIHFQHTDHRSKYGEIEEDLKVLYQFSCHAGEKMETLVDQPFYEKLDAFVDGMQNLSITTYSTTNRIGAKSTQTYMSSYSNQPQVIESVKESATIEDLMNGDNFYANQMTLQYEAWKHENPDQKVSEADFKMGMLHTRAFDYKSVQDEQEEKEFWVNIVAAVVIVGVSIVCPPAGLALGVGFGALEASSAVTGKDWISGRELSDQERVLRGGFALLDIIPGVKAFSSGTKIASAGSKILRVGDDLLDGGKLAIKNAGKSFKGTIDNGIQAGKQALDLRIANVKKVADDAMQATKKKLTNDLNDIGEAAKTIQSKAKETFQIPPRERLAFAGVGDDIPVQTAAGGTSAAQKKLRDMMSKMDDLNIKGSDTDDIIREVEKKFTPKKITLDNGEIAFQAKDGTLVRSPDFLDEAGDIKWPKANGFVIDETGKAITVDANLKAGQIIDRYGDSSGRFTSPVEAGQILDYDTRGLPYPESVRPYFQYEVLKDINIKNVTEAYTNLSQNLRDRLDIVMEQFQFTLADLANPQQGEIAKVFGAGGGTQIQLETSVSWYEVLQLVREVK
- a CDS encoding Imm59 family immunity protein; its protein translation is MLEYLKEQRKTIEETIYSQGLEKLRYSIFEGEENNKEEYQVRIEYKESYYEVYTTHERASIVGKYKFNDYESAKNKFFRLLELMVLSNRLAIQDGDIPSYPCSLWNN
- a CDS encoding isocitrate lyase/PEP mutase family protein; translated protein: MTKNDEKLKSLHQKKEPLILYNCWDVSSARAIQAGGAKVMATISYAIAENLGVADGEQLTFDEMFQVLSRIAANTQLPLTVDIESGYAENLNELAKNAERLLSIGIAGINIEDQLIKATNPALCNTEEYCDKIKTIKQTVAKRNTNIFINARTDIFFQGRKETEALVNEAIKRTKAYAKAGADSIFIPGLLTPQLIRTFVEKSPLPVNVMLMDGMVSTAKLTEIGVKRISYGPNSYFQAKLAIQQAAEKIFGGVEII
- a CDS encoding bifunctional transcriptional activator/DNA repair enzyme AdaA, coding for MITNSRDIDKYYEMLVEKNSNYEGVFFVGVKTTGILCRPTCPAKKPLKANCEFFSTAKEALLASYRPCKRCEPLSNPTKTSPAVKLLVDAIEQNPEKKWTDKDFDGLSISANTARRQFQKQFGMTFIEYARSRRLGLAFKHIRNGDSIINAQMASGYESGNGFRDAFSKTMGNVPHKSKEITILYSAWLETKLGSMLAIADDEHLLLLEFVDRKGLETEIKKLRTRLKAVISPEKTDVIKRIEVELALYFDGELVDFKTPIRYIGSDFQQSVWNELRRIPVGETVSYKALAEKLGKPTASRAVARANGTNQLSLIVPCHRVINSNGELGGYGGGLARKEWLIKHEKMVPK